The proteins below come from a single Branchiostoma floridae strain S238N-H82 chromosome 5, Bfl_VNyyK, whole genome shotgun sequence genomic window:
- the LOC118416749 gene encoding uncharacterized protein LOC118416749, producing MSCSKSLKATDLHSSWRVDFDWKDFPEEFVQGCCAVASVLCVLTVAVLYSLITVAAFAVSHAQVSPPDTKWRENVLLWTAICLPTAGINDDSEAEEDMNKSIEANDVIGGEKRKLCAASTLLSPLCDADDDNDFALTTNKRRSI from the exons atgtcgtGCAGTAAATCGTTGAAGGCTACAGATCTCCATTCGTCCTGGAGAGTCGACTTTGACTGGAAGGATTTTCCGGAAGAATTTGTTCAG GGATGTTGTGCTGTTGCATCTGTTTTGTGCGTGCTAACGGTGGCTGTTTTATATAGCCTTATCACGGTCGCGGCTTTTGCTGTAAGCCATGCACAAGTCTCTCCACCTGACACCAAATGGAGGGAAAATGTTCTTCTGTGGACAGCCATCTGTCTGCCAACAG CGGGGATCAATGATGATAG CGAAGCAGAAGAAGACATGAATAAGTCCATTGAGGCAAACGATGTGATCGGGGGAGAGAAAAGGAAGCTGTGCGCCGCTTCAACGCTGCTGTCTCCACTATGTGATGCAGACGATGACAACGACTTTGCTCTGACAACCAATAAAAGGAGATCAATTTAA
- the LOC118415146 gene encoding haloacid dehalogenase-like hydrolase domain-containing 5: MATRTQFPRLLQDGVRLLRCERNSNRNSRRFNHHIPQDPRFGLLFDIDGVLTRGRTPIPAAKHAFSKLVDSQGRFKLPVVFVTNAGNTLRQNKARQLSELLEVQVDPEQVVLSHSPLKMFRQFHDKHVLVSGQGPIIEIAKNLGFTKVTDVDTLRNRFPLLDMVDHKRRKHAPCAFEQYFPRIEAVVLFGEPVRWETNLQLILDVLLTDGRPCYLPKEVPDPHMPILACNMDLMWMAEAPMPRFGHGMFLQCLESVYNKITGKELKYTGLIGKPSDITYHHAEHVVETQAQQLGLKQVRTIYAIGDNPEADIYGANLFNKYLQKKVAKARAKKAAQKAMRQVELEGTVTAVVEEVGEDVPDVLGCEACESILVHTGVYRPNMEETQERNAYRANHNGHVHRDFKLDPELKKPAYEAEDVDVAIDMIFKVESAH, translated from the exons ATGGCAACAAGAACCCAATTTCCTCGTCTTCTACAAGACGGAGTGAGGCTTCTACGCTGCGAAAGGAATAGCAACAGAAATAGTAGAAGATTCAATCATCATATACCTCAG GATCCCCGTTTTGGGCTCCTGTTTGACATTGATGGCGTCCTCACCCGTGGAAGAACGCCCATCCCCGCTGCTAAACACGCCTTCTCCAAACTTGTGGACAGTCAAGGACGGTTCAAACTGCCAGTAGTGTTTGTAACCAACGCAGGGAACACCTTACGGCAGAACAAGGCTCGCCAACTGTCCGAACTTCTTGAAGTGCAG GTGGATCCAGAGCAGGTAGTCCTGTCCCACAGTCCACTCAAGATGTTCAGGCAGTTCCATGACAAACATGTCCTGGTGTCCGGGCAGGGACCCATCATCGAAATCGCCAAAAA CCTCGGTTTTACAAAGGTtacagatgttgacacactacGGAACAGATTCCCTCTGTTGGACATGGTTGACCACAAGAGGCGTAAACACGCACCTTGTGCATTCGAGCAGTACTTCCCAAG AATCGAGGCAGTCGTGTTGTTTGGTGAGCCTGTGAGGTGGGAGACAAACCTACAGCTGATCCTGGACGTGTTGCTGACGGACGGGCGGCCATGTTACCTTCCCAAGGAGGTGCCCGACCCCCACATGCCCATCCTGGCCTGCAATATGGACCTCATGTGGATGGCGGAGGCACCCATGCCAAG GTTCGGCCATGGCATGTTCCTCCAGTGCCTAGAGTCTGTCTATAACAAGATAACAGGAAAAGAACTGAAGTACACGGGGTTGATCGGGAAGCCTAGCGACATCACGTACCACCATGCTGAACACGTGGTGGAAACACAGGCTCAACAACTGGGCCTCAAACAAGTCAGGACTATCTATGCCATCGG TGACAATCCCGAGGCAGACATCTATGGTGCCAACCTCTTCAACAAGTATCTGCAGAAGAAAGTAGCGAAGGCTCGGGCGAAGAAGGCGGCACAGAAGGCGATGCGGCAGGTGGAACTGGAGGGTACGGTCACCGCGGTCGTGGAGGAGGTCGGCGAGGACGTACCGGACGTGCTCGGCTGCGAGGCCTGCGAATCCATCCTGGTACACACGGGCGTGTACCGCCCCAACATGGAGGAGACGCAGGAACGGAACGCATACAGAGCCAATCACAACGGACATGTACATAGAGACTTTAAGCTCGATCCCGAGCTGAAGAAGCCGGCGTATGAAGCAGAAGACGTAGATGTTGCAATAGACATGATCTTCAAGGTAGAGAGTGCCCATTGA
- the LOC118415147 gene encoding protein FAM136A-like translates to MADAQARVEESVKTLVTDIERDYIRKMQSKMFKCSATCCDDSSASMDDVGRCIDRCSQPLSRSQQLVTNELNEFQSRLQRCARTCQDQVQDKMKAGNTNQAELTGMMEQCIGRCADTHLSLIPDIKSRLVRSLQAEMNQ, encoded by the exons atggcggacgctCAGGCACGTGTGGAAGAGTCGGTCAAAACTTTGGTCACAGATATCGAGCGCGATTACATCCGAAAGATGCAGTCCAAGATGTTTAAATGTAGTGCAACATGCTGCGACGACAGCAGTGCAAGTATGGACGACGTGGGAAG GTGTATAGACAGATGTAGCCAGCCCCTGAGCCGGTCCCAGCAGCTGGTCACCAACGAGCTGAACGAGTTCCAGAGCCGGCTGCAGAGATGTGCCAGGACGTGTCAGGACCAG GTGCAGGACAAGATGAAGGCAGGTAACACAAACCAGGCGGAGCTGACAGGAATGATGGAGCAGTGTATCGGCAGGTGTGCGGACACACACCTCAGTCTCATACCTGACATCAAGTCTCGACTAGTTAGGAGTTTACAGGCAGAGATGAATCAATAG